Below is a window of Georgenia soli DNA.
GTGCTCGACGGCGCCCCCGTGGCGCGAGAGGAGGTGGGCGCGTGAGTGCCTCCACCAACGAACCAGGCCTTCCCGTCACGTCCGGCGTCTCCGCCGGAGCGGTCGCCGGCGCGTCCGCCCGCGCCGGAACCGGTACGTCCGTCGGCGCCACCACGCAGGCGCCCCGCCGGCCCGCTGCCCCCCGCGGCGCGGTCCGCCAGCCGGCGCTCATCGTGCTCGAGGACGGCTTCGTCCTGCGCGGCAGCGCCTACGCGGCGACGGGCCGCACCGTCGGCGAGATCGTCTTCTCCACCGGTATGACCGGCTACCAGGAGACCCTGACCGACCCCTCCTACCACCGGCAGATCGTGGTCATGACGGCCCCGCACGTCGGCAACACCGGTGTCAACGACGAGGACCCGGAGTCCTCCCGCATCTGGGTGGCCGGGTACGTCGTCCGCGACGCCGCCCGCCGCGCCTCGAACTGGCGCTCGGTGCGGGAGCTGGAGGACGAGCTGGCCGACCAGGGAGTCGTCGGCATCTGCGACGTCGACACCCGGGCACTCACCCGCCACCTGCGCGAGCGCGGGGTCATGCGCGCCGGCATCTTCTCCGGCGACGCGCTGCCCGCCGGCGCGGCCAACCTCGGCGACCAGGCCGTGGAGGTGCTCCTCGACGTCGTCCGCGAGTCCCCGCACATGACCGGCGCCGACCTCGCCCGCGAGGTCAGCACCGACGAGGCGTACGTCGTCGAGCCGACCGGGGAGTTCGCCGGGAAGGAGCCGGTCGCCACCGTCGTGGCCGTCGACCTCGGCATCAAGGCCCGCACGCCCGAGCAGCTCGCGGCCCGCGGCGTCCGGGTGCACGTCGTCCCGCAGTCCTCGTCGCTCTCGGACGTCCTCGCCCTCGAGCCCGACGGCGTGTTCTTCTCCAACGGCCCGGGCGACCCCGGCGCCGCGACCCACGAGGTCGAGCTGCTGCGCGGCGTCCTGGATGCCAGGCTGCCGTTCTTCGGCATCTGCTTCGGCAACCAGCTGCTCGGCCGGGCGCTCGGGTACGGCACCTACAAGCTGGCCTACGGCCACCGCGGGGTCAACCAGCCCATCCTCGACCGCACCACCGGCAAGGTGGAGATCACCGCGCACAACCACGGCTTCGCCGTCGACGCCCCGATCGACGCCCCGTCCGTCGCCCCCTACGACGGCGGACGCTACGGCCGCGTCGAGGTCTCCCACGTCAACCTCAACGACCAGGTCGTCGAGGGCCTGCGCGCGCTCGACGTCCCCGCGTTCTCCGTCCAGTACCACCCGGAGGCCGC
It encodes the following:
- the carA gene encoding glutamine-hydrolyzing carbamoyl-phosphate synthase small subunit; this encodes MVLEDGFVLRGSAYAATGRTVGEIVFSTGMTGYQETLTDPSYHRQIVVMTAPHVGNTGVNDEDPESSRIWVAGYVVRDAARRASNWRSVRELEDELADQGVVGICDVDTRALTRHLRERGVMRAGIFSGDALPAGAANLGDQAVEVLLDVVRESPHMTGADLAREVSTDEAYVVEPTGEFAGKEPVATVVAVDLGIKARTPEQLAARGVRVHVVPQSSSLSDVLALEPDGVFFSNGPGDPGAATHEVELLRGVLDARLPFFGICFGNQLLGRALGYGTYKLAYGHRGVNQPILDRTTGKVEITAHNHGFAVDAPIDAPSVAPYDGGRYGRVEVSHVNLNDQVVEGLRALDVPAFSVQYHPEAASGPHDAEHLFDRFVRLMRERTTTTEGEAR